The following proteins are co-located in the Robbsia betulipollinis genome:
- a CDS encoding TonB-dependent siderophore receptor has product MRPLVVMLAIAGMSPMLSWAQANASGNDGGGSATAGARAATTGDTKAVDDASASAPGANPESGATRDARLPVVSVTAQGDDTQPPTERTHAYTIQSTTAGSRIALSPKETPQSVSVLTRQEMDDFQLTDVNDALRHVTGVTVEPYDSYATDFTSRGFHITNLQFDGVGLPLEYTSQYGDIDMALYDRVEVLRGADGLNAETGNPSATVNFIRKRPTYQFQASGNVSYGSWDTKRVDVDISGPLNKAGTVAGRLVAVHQDGDSYTDRLKPSKDIVYGVVDVNITPGTLATAGYSYEHNRLNGATWGGLPFLDASGKQLSYGVGTSLAPSWAFFNTEEQRAFAEVTQQLGERWKWKTSVNYNDIYSYANIFYPYGAFNADGSGINSYTSSYESSNRQLVLDSNVTGKIDLFGRTHDLVFGANFSRSEFTNPSAEGDTDGVPVGYAELLAGTYPKPSFGAATSHINYLDVRRSVYASSRWSLTDRAHLLLGINYTQAASSGNANGAGYDQQSSGSAPYVGVTYDLTRQITAYASFTKIFNPQYQLNIDNQLLGPARGRSAEAGIKGEFFDKRLNTSLTVYRIHQSNIATDAGFNPSTAQDYYSGGNATSQGIEAEIAGQITHDWNVSAGGTILRVTDDSGQSTQLYVPRKSVHVSTTYRIPYFDHKLTVGSSIRWQSATRYVDDGVGTARQGAYTEVDFMARYDVNRHFTITGTLNNAFNKKYWATMEYSYGTYGAPLNGSVNLTWRY; this is encoded by the coding sequence GTGCGTCCCCTGGTCGTGATGCTGGCGATCGCCGGCATGTCGCCGATGCTGTCGTGGGCCCAGGCCAACGCAAGCGGCAACGACGGCGGCGGCAGCGCCACGGCTGGCGCCCGCGCCGCAACGACCGGCGACACGAAAGCCGTCGACGATGCCAGCGCGAGCGCACCGGGCGCGAACCCGGAGAGCGGCGCGACACGGGATGCGCGATTGCCCGTCGTCAGCGTCACGGCCCAGGGCGACGACACACAGCCCCCCACGGAACGCACGCACGCGTACACGATCCAGTCGACGACCGCGGGCAGCAGGATCGCCCTGTCGCCCAAGGAAACGCCGCAATCCGTGTCCGTGCTGACGCGCCAGGAAATGGACGATTTTCAGCTCACCGACGTCAACGACGCGCTCCGGCACGTGACGGGCGTGACCGTCGAACCGTACGACTCCTACGCGACGGATTTCACGTCGCGCGGATTCCACATCACGAACCTGCAGTTCGACGGCGTCGGCCTGCCGCTGGAATACACCTCGCAATACGGCGATATCGACATGGCGCTGTACGACCGGGTCGAAGTGCTGCGGGGCGCCGACGGGCTGAACGCCGAAACCGGCAACCCGTCGGCGACCGTCAATTTCATTCGCAAGCGCCCGACCTACCAGTTTCAGGCATCCGGCAACGTCTCCTACGGATCGTGGGACACGAAGCGGGTCGACGTCGATATTTCCGGGCCTTTGAACAAGGCGGGAACCGTGGCGGGCCGCCTGGTTGCCGTTCACCAGGATGGCGACTCCTATACCGACCGCCTGAAGCCGAGCAAGGATATCGTCTACGGCGTGGTCGACGTCAACATCACGCCCGGCACGTTGGCCACCGCCGGCTACAGCTACGAGCACAACCGGCTGAATGGCGCCACCTGGGGCGGCCTGCCCTTTCTCGATGCGTCCGGCAAACAGCTCAGTTATGGCGTAGGCACCAGCCTGGCGCCGAGCTGGGCGTTCTTCAACACGGAGGAGCAGCGGGCTTTCGCGGAAGTGACGCAGCAACTGGGCGAACGGTGGAAATGGAAAACGTCGGTCAACTACAACGACATTTACAGCTACGCCAACATCTTCTACCCCTACGGCGCGTTCAATGCCGATGGCTCCGGCATCAATTCCTATACGTCCTCGTACGAGTCGTCGAACCGGCAACTGGTGCTGGACTCGAACGTGACCGGCAAGATCGATTTGTTCGGCCGCACGCATGACCTCGTCTTCGGCGCGAATTTCTCGCGCTCCGAATTCACGAACCCGTCCGCCGAAGGCGATACCGATGGCGTGCCCGTGGGTTATGCCGAGCTACTGGCCGGCACCTATCCGAAACCCTCGTTCGGCGCGGCCACGTCGCACATCAATTACCTGGACGTGCGGCGCTCGGTCTATGCCTCGTCACGCTGGAGCCTGACGGACCGCGCGCATCTGCTCCTGGGCATCAACTACACCCAGGCGGCCAGCAGCGGCAACGCCAACGGTGCGGGATACGACCAGCAATCGTCCGGGTCCGCGCCTTATGTGGGCGTGACGTACGACCTGACCCGACAGATCACCGCGTATGCGAGCTTCACGAAAATCTTCAACCCGCAGTACCAGTTGAACATCGACAACCAATTGCTCGGCCCCGCGCGCGGGCGCAGCGCGGAAGCGGGCATCAAGGGGGAATTTTTCGATAAACGCCTGAATACGTCGCTTACCGTCTACCGTATCCACCAGTCGAATATCGCAACGGACGCAGGGTTCAATCCGAGCACGGCGCAGGATTATTATTCCGGCGGCAATGCCACCTCGCAGGGTATCGAGGCCGAGATTGCCGGACAAATCACGCACGACTGGAACGTCAGCGCGGGCGGGACGATTCTGCGCGTCACGGATGACAGCGGCCAATCGACGCAGCTCTACGTCCCGCGAAAATCCGTGCATGTGTCGACGACCTACCGCATCCCGTATTTCGACCACAAGCTGACGGTGGGCAGCAGCATCCGCTGGCAGAGCGCGACACGCTACGTGGACGATGGCGTCGGCACGGCGCGCCAGGGCGCCTATACCGAGGTCGACTTCATGGCGCGTTACGACGTGAACAGGCACTTCACCATCACGGGCACGCTGAACAACGCGTTCAACAAGAAGTACTGGGCGACGATGGAATACAGCTACGGGACTTACGGGGCGCCGCTGAATGGCAGCGTCAATCTGACATGGCGGTATTGA
- a CDS encoding helix-turn-helix domain-containing protein has protein sequence MTTITTEGVYPAQRARFWRDAISAAFVELDCRIADPSPFRGSLKQNRVGPLSYTHVEAGGQSVSRPATRHVRHDEYILVSIGTTGHGILRQDCREARLEVGGFAVYDTARPYELHFDAPFSQAVIQIPRLLLKERLGMTEHVTATFLEGRDPLVQLTRDYLLALGRFADHDTAFETDRIAQQAVDLLAMALQSRQPADAMSTAPRATRLFRIKQLTESHLRDGEFGLAGLSARLHVSGRYINDLFSDEGTSFGRYLLARRLERCAEDLRAPGMRHRTINDVAFSWGFNNFSHFSATFRQHFGTSARAYRADHVAS, from the coding sequence ATGACGACGATTACCACCGAAGGCGTCTACCCGGCGCAGCGTGCCCGTTTCTGGCGCGACGCGATCAGCGCCGCATTCGTCGAACTCGACTGCCGGATCGCCGACCCATCGCCGTTTCGCGGCAGTCTGAAGCAAAACCGGGTCGGACCGTTGTCGTACACGCATGTCGAGGCGGGCGGCCAATCCGTCAGCCGTCCGGCGACGCGCCATGTGCGTCATGACGAATACATCCTGGTCAGCATCGGGACCACCGGGCACGGCATCCTGCGTCAGGATTGCCGCGAAGCGCGCCTGGAGGTGGGCGGCTTCGCGGTGTACGACACGGCGCGGCCCTATGAACTGCACTTCGACGCGCCGTTCTCGCAAGCGGTGATTCAGATCCCGCGTCTGCTGCTCAAGGAGCGGCTGGGGATGACGGAGCACGTGACCGCGACCTTCCTGGAAGGGCGCGACCCCCTCGTGCAATTGACGCGCGATTATCTATTGGCGCTGGGGCGCTTCGCGGATCACGATACGGCCTTCGAAACCGACCGGATCGCCCAGCAGGCGGTCGACCTGCTGGCGATGGCGCTGCAATCGAGGCAACCGGCCGACGCGATGTCGACCGCGCCACGCGCGACACGCCTGTTCCGTATCAAGCAATTGACCGAATCGCACCTTCGCGACGGCGAATTCGGGCTGGCCGGGTTGAGCGCGCGGCTCCATGTTTCGGGCCGCTACATCAACGACCTGTTCAGCGACGAGGGAACGTCGTTCGGGCGCTACCTGCTCGCGCGCCGGCTAGAACGGTGCGCCGAGGATCTCCGGGCACCCGGCATGCGCCATCGGACCATCAACGACGTGGCATTTTCCTGGGGATTCAACAACTTTTCGCACTTCAGCGCGACATTTCGCCAACACTTCGGCACGAGCGCACGCGCCTATCGAGCGGACCATGTCGCGTCCTAG
- a CDS encoding transporter: MRSHTVCFIALACCAAQGAHALEVAPGDYEAYPPNANIALLYYQHAETSRYYQDGRRTSNDFGTTSDIGLFRYIHPLALAPHIVLDPQFILPFGHLSTSGDASALGDRTGVGDLIVGAPVKFVLDERARNTASIGPFLYVPTGSYDASRALNIGEHRWKFLLQFAYIHHFNDTWAVDTVADVQFAGHNRDATVTGGTLAEKPRYEAQAYVRYTLSGTTTLWGGGGYVAGARQTLDGVDENNRLSTSYGRLGVTQFMTPTTQVQAIVGSDLSVHQGSRERLRIDLRLAKVF; encoded by the coding sequence ATGCGCTCGCACACTGTATGTTTTATCGCGTTGGCCTGTTGCGCGGCGCAGGGCGCCCATGCGCTGGAGGTGGCGCCCGGCGATTACGAAGCCTATCCGCCCAACGCCAACATCGCGCTGCTGTACTACCAGCACGCCGAAACCAGCCGGTATTATCAAGACGGCCGGCGTACGTCGAACGATTTCGGCACCACGAGCGATATCGGCTTGTTCCGATACATTCATCCGCTGGCCCTTGCGCCGCATATCGTCCTCGATCCGCAATTCATTTTGCCGTTCGGTCATCTGTCCACGTCGGGCGATGCGTCCGCCCTCGGCGATCGAACCGGCGTCGGCGACCTGATCGTTGGCGCCCCCGTCAAATTCGTGCTGGACGAACGGGCCCGCAACACGGCGTCGATCGGTCCTTTTCTTTACGTGCCGACCGGATCCTACGACGCATCGCGCGCGCTGAACATCGGCGAACATCGCTGGAAGTTCCTGCTTCAGTTCGCCTATATCCACCATTTCAACGACACGTGGGCCGTCGACACCGTGGCGGATGTGCAATTCGCGGGACATAACCGCGATGCGACGGTCACGGGCGGCACGCTGGCCGAGAAACCGCGCTACGAAGCGCAGGCCTACGTCCGCTACACCCTGAGCGGCACGACGACGCTGTGGGGCGGCGGCGGTTATGTCGCCGGCGCGCGGCAGACGCTCGACGGCGTGGATGAGAACAACCGGCTGTCGACATCGTACGGGCGGCTGGGCGTCACCCAATTCATGACGCCGACCACGCAGGTTCAGGCGATCGTCGGTTCCGATCTGTCCGTGCACCAGGGCAGCCGCGAACGGCTGCGGATCGACCTGCGCCTCGCCAAGGTCTTTTGA
- a CDS encoding carbon-nitrogen hydrolase family protein — MSSFKAAAVQAAPVFLDLDATIEKSIALIEQAANAGARIVAFPETWLPGYPWWIWLGSPAWSIGRGFVQRYFAASPTPDHPQIERLRHAAKRAGIHVVIGVSERDGGSLYIAQWLIGSHGEWIARRRKLKPTHVERTVFGEGDGSDLSVHQLDIARVGALCCWEHLQPLSRYAMYSQNEQLHVAAWPSFSLYEGLAHALGPEVNNAASRMYAVEGSCYVLAPCAVVSQEMIDLLCDTPDKAALLRAGGGHAAIYGPDGRTLSEPLRPDEEGLILADIDLSMIGVAKAVADPAGHYSRPDVTRLWFDDRPSRAVVRPRATDDGPRFPEAGAGHPEREDASGCVASAASAGE; from the coding sequence ATGTCATCCTTCAAGGCCGCCGCCGTTCAGGCCGCGCCGGTCTTTCTCGATCTGGACGCGACGATCGAGAAATCGATCGCGCTGATCGAGCAGGCCGCGAACGCCGGCGCCCGCATCGTCGCGTTCCCGGAAACCTGGCTGCCCGGCTATCCGTGGTGGATCTGGCTCGGCTCGCCGGCATGGTCCATCGGACGGGGATTCGTCCAGCGCTACTTCGCGGCGTCGCCGACGCCCGATCATCCGCAGATCGAACGGCTGCGCCACGCGGCCAAACGCGCCGGCATTCACGTCGTCATCGGCGTGTCCGAACGCGACGGCGGCAGTCTCTATATCGCGCAATGGCTGATCGGCTCGCACGGCGAATGGATCGCGCGGCGGCGCAAGCTGAAGCCGACCCACGTCGAACGCACCGTTTTCGGTGAAGGCGACGGCAGCGATCTGTCGGTGCATCAACTCGATATCGCCCGCGTGGGCGCGCTGTGCTGCTGGGAGCATCTGCAACCCCTGTCCCGTTATGCGATGTATTCGCAAAACGAACAACTGCACGTGGCCGCCTGGCCGAGCTTCTCGCTGTACGAGGGTCTCGCCCATGCGCTCGGGCCGGAAGTGAACAACGCCGCGAGCCGGATGTACGCCGTCGAGGGGTCCTGCTATGTGCTGGCGCCTTGCGCGGTCGTGTCGCAGGAGATGATCGATCTGCTGTGCGATACGCCGGACAAGGCGGCCTTGCTGCGCGCCGGTGGCGGTCACGCGGCGATCTACGGTCCCGACGGACGCACGCTGTCCGAGCCGCTGCGCCCGGACGAAGAAGGGTTGATCCTGGCGGATATCGATCTGTCGATGATCGGCGTGGCGAAAGCCGTCGCGGACCCGGCCGGTCACTACAGCCGCCCCGACGTGACGCGCCTCTGGTTCGACGACCGGCCGTCGCGTGCGGTCGTGCGGCCGCGCGCGACCGATGACGGCCCGCGATTCCCGGAAGCCGGCGCCGGACATCCGGAGCGCGAGGACGCATCGGGATGCGTGGCGTCGGCGGCCAGCGCGGGCGAGTGA
- a CDS encoding phenylacetaldoxime dehydratase family protein has product MESAIPRHLQCPRTLQRRVDDGYTPPFPAWTARPSRPGQTIVMALLGVQACGAHAERDACAGLRQIVAGLHAHGAPLHCDVAHQVDECGYVTMIAITYWRDVAAYDAWAGRPDIDAWWRAPARLTDGVGWFREVLAPAEQRYETLFSAPDRLEAGGAALGRLSQEIMEHGYWGSMRDRLPLSQTDPLSASGALTIIDGAPGPGARVRVAGHANLAVIRSGQDWSDTAGEERRLYCDNIAPVLRAGMDFLRDAGTSVGCYANRYMQQRDVAGRPVEKTFGLSYWHSLTELERWAESHATHVAIFGTFMQVVQELNFALRLRLYHEVAVLTSGQQRYEYVNCHARSGILNGLPRES; this is encoded by the coding sequence ATGGAATCGGCTATCCCTCGGCATCTGCAATGCCCGCGCACGCTGCAAAGGCGCGTCGACGACGGCTACACGCCGCCGTTCCCGGCGTGGACCGCGCGCCCGTCGCGCCCCGGTCAGACGATCGTGATGGCGCTGCTCGGCGTACAGGCATGCGGCGCTCACGCGGAGCGCGACGCCTGCGCGGGCCTGCGCCAGATCGTCGCCGGCCTGCATGCCCATGGCGCGCCGCTGCATTGCGACGTCGCCCACCAGGTGGATGAATGCGGCTACGTCACGATGATCGCCATCACCTATTGGCGCGACGTTGCCGCATACGACGCCTGGGCCGGCCGCCCGGACATCGACGCCTGGTGGCGCGCGCCGGCGCGCCTCACGGACGGCGTGGGCTGGTTCCGCGAGGTCCTCGCGCCTGCCGAGCAACGGTACGAGACCCTGTTCAGCGCGCCGGACCGGCTCGAAGCCGGCGGCGCCGCACTGGGCCGATTGAGTCAGGAGATCATGGAGCACGGTTACTGGGGATCGATGCGCGACCGGCTGCCGCTGTCCCAGACCGATCCCCTGAGCGCGAGCGGCGCGCTCACGATCATCGACGGCGCACCCGGGCCCGGTGCGCGCGTACGCGTGGCGGGACACGCCAATCTGGCGGTGATCCGTTCGGGTCAGGATTGGAGCGACACGGCGGGCGAGGAGCGTCGGCTGTACTGCGACAACATCGCGCCGGTGCTGCGCGCCGGAATGGATTTCCTGCGCGACGCGGGAACGAGCGTCGGTTGCTACGCGAACCGGTACATGCAGCAGCGGGACGTCGCGGGCCGGCCGGTGGAAAAGACCTTTGGCCTGAGCTACTGGCATTCGTTGACCGAACTCGAACGCTGGGCGGAATCCCACGCCACGCACGTCGCGATTTTCGGGACCTTCATGCAGGTGGTGCAGGAACTGAATTTTGCGTTGCGGCTGCGGCTTTATCACGAAGTGGCCGTTTTGACGTCGGGGCAACAGCGCTACGAGTACGTGAATTGCCATGCACGGTCCGGCATTCTGAACGGGCTGCCGCGGGAATCGTAG
- a CDS encoding methyl-accepting chemotaxis protein, giving the protein MKIGMRLAATFGAVLGLLLVICISVSLQMARMNDNTQAIVSDLVVRQRLVADLKQGTYSVALLMYRALDEKTPEGQKALVARLTARINVNTQNYGKLEALMATPADKAAFADMVRVRTIYSQALKPAYAQIDANDVAGARATLSNVGESQRATFAALDDFGRLQQRAMDQSVADSVSAYGTARAVLWGVAALAFVIAIFLCIVVTRTIVEPLRRVMAGAERLADGDLSVRIDVARRDETGMLAGSLNRAIGQLAQIVGGVKQASDAISTATLELSAGNTDLAQRTEEQAASLEQTAASVEELTASVRQNSENAKQANQVALTASTTAQASTATIGEVVDVMGGIARQSQQIAGIVETIEGIAFQTNILALNAAVEAARAGEQGRGFAVVASEVRALAQRSAAAAKEVKRVVDDSVSGMANGVQLAERAGNTMRDLSSTVGKVTDLMGEIAAASAEQSQGIDQVNQAVSQMDQITQQNAALVEEASAAAQSMKDQANGLNAAVATFTLDIVR; this is encoded by the coding sequence ATGAAAATAGGCATGCGTCTGGCGGCAACTTTTGGTGCAGTCCTGGGTTTGCTGCTCGTCATTTGCATCTCGGTCAGCCTGCAAATGGCCCGGATGAATGACAACACGCAGGCGATCGTTTCGGATCTGGTCGTCCGGCAACGCCTCGTGGCGGATTTGAAGCAGGGTACGTATTCGGTGGCGTTGCTGATGTATCGCGCGCTCGACGAGAAGACCCCCGAAGGTCAGAAAGCGCTGGTCGCCAGGCTGACCGCCCGGATCAATGTCAACACGCAGAATTACGGCAAGCTCGAAGCGCTGATGGCGACGCCGGCCGACAAGGCGGCGTTCGCGGACATGGTGCGCGTTCGCACGATCTACTCGCAAGCCTTGAAGCCGGCCTACGCGCAGATCGACGCGAACGACGTGGCGGGCGCGCGCGCGACCTTGTCGAACGTCGGAGAGTCCCAGCGGGCGACATTCGCCGCGCTGGACGACTTCGGCAGGCTCCAGCAACGGGCGATGGACCAATCGGTGGCGGACAGCGTCTCCGCTTACGGTACCGCTCGCGCCGTTCTGTGGGGCGTCGCGGCCCTGGCCTTCGTCATCGCGATTTTCCTGTGCATCGTTGTCACCCGTACGATCGTCGAGCCGCTGCGGCGCGTGATGGCCGGTGCCGAACGGCTGGCCGATGGCGATCTGTCGGTGCGCATCGACGTGGCCCGGCGCGACGAGACCGGCATGCTGGCGGGGTCGCTGAATCGGGCGATCGGCCAGCTCGCGCAGATCGTCGGCGGCGTCAAGCAGGCGAGCGACGCGATTTCCACCGCGACGCTGGAACTGTCCGCGGGCAATACCGATCTCGCCCAGCGCACGGAAGAGCAGGCGGCCTCGCTCGAACAGACCGCGGCGAGCGTGGAAGAGTTGACCGCCTCGGTGCGCCAGAATTCGGAAAACGCGAAGCAGGCCAATCAGGTGGCCCTCACGGCGAGCACGACGGCTCAGGCCAGCACCGCGACGATCGGCGAGGTCGTCGACGTCATGGGCGGGATCGCGCGCCAGTCGCAGCAGATCGCGGGCATCGTCGAAACCATCGAGGGCATCGCCTTCCAGACGAATATCCTGGCGCTGAACGCGGCGGTCGAGGCCGCGCGCGCCGGTGAACAGGGGCGGGGCTTCGCGGTGGTGGCGTCGGAAGTCCGGGCGCTGGCGCAGCGCAGCGCGGCGGCGGCCAAGGAGGTCAAGCGCGTGGTCGACGATTCCGTCTCGGGGATGGCGAACGGCGTGCAACTCGCCGAGCGCGCGGGCAATACGATGCGCGATCTGAGCAGCACCGTGGGCAAGGTGACGGATCTGATGGGCGAGATCGCGGCGGCGTCGGCAGAGCAGAGCCAGGGTATCGATCAGGTCAACCAGGCGGTGTCGCAGATGGACCAGATCACGCAGCAGAATGCCGCGCTGGTGGAGGAAGCGTCGGCCGCGGCGCAATCAATGAAAGACCAGGCCAACGGCCTGAACGCCGCGGTGGCGACCTTTACGCTCGACATCGTGCGTTGA
- a CDS encoding zinc-finger-containing protein — protein MRVGRPVAAPPQPVCDYCQAHAVLARFGDAAYPYRDDHGALWLCAACEAWIGVRARSTRHVPLGRLANPALRDAKARLHAVLEPLAQAKVRRDGVNPFEARAKALRWAAGEAGLDGATHSLHGLALDDCERVIAQVEAFLAARSAAQPAKRS, from the coding sequence ATGCGCGTAGGCCGCCCGGTGGCCGCGCCGCCCCAACCGGTCTGCGACTATTGCCAGGCGCATGCGGTGCTCGCGCGCTTCGGCGACGCGGCCTATCCGTATCGGGACGATCACGGCGCGTTGTGGCTGTGCGCGGCCTGCGAGGCGTGGATCGGCGTGCGCGCCCGCAGCACGCGCCACGTTCCGCTCGGGCGGCTCGCCAATCCCGCGTTGCGTGACGCGAAGGCGCGTCTGCACGCGGTGCTGGAACCGCTGGCGCAGGCGAAGGTCCGGCGCGACGGGGTCAATCCGTTCGAGGCGCGCGCCAAGGCGCTGCGCTGGGCGGCGGGCGAGGCGGGCCTGGACGGCGCGACACACAGCCTGCATGGCCTTGCGCTGGACGACTGCGAGCGGGTGATCGCGCAGGTCGAGGCGTTCCTCGCCGCACGATCGGCAGCGCAACCGGCAAAGCGATCGTAG
- a CDS encoding PDR/VanB family oxidoreductase, with protein MASDTLPSPPDGGKGLLHLLVRQIRFEAAGINSYELVDPAGAALPAFDAGAHIDVYMEGGLVRQYSLSNAPHERHRYVIAVLRDEAGRGGSKALHGGLHVQDVVPVSPPRNHFALDAHAKKVILLAGGIGITPLKAMAHRLEEQGGDYELHYCAKDRAHAAFGGEFAEQERRGRLHFHFDGGVPSAGLDIARLLSDPAPGTHLYYCGPGGFMKACAGAAAHWPAGTVHSEHFKAPEPAVSFNPTNEETDALHAIDGFSVEIASTGQAIAVGPYQSIADALEEAGVAIETSCRAGLCGTCKVRYLSGTVEHQDCILSDEEKTQFLTTCVSRATSKVLVLDL; from the coding sequence TGGCAAGTGACACCCTTCCCTCGCCGCCCGACGGCGGCAAAGGCCTGCTGCATCTGCTGGTCCGGCAGATCCGCTTCGAAGCCGCCGGCATCAACTCCTATGAGCTGGTCGATCCCGCGGGCGCGGCGCTTCCCGCATTCGATGCCGGCGCGCATATCGACGTCTACATGGAAGGCGGTCTGGTCCGCCAGTACTCGCTGAGCAATGCGCCGCACGAACGGCATCGCTACGTCATCGCGGTACTGCGCGACGAAGCGGGGCGTGGCGGCTCGAAAGCGCTGCACGGCGGCCTGCACGTACAGGACGTCGTCCCGGTCAGCCCCCCGCGCAATCATTTCGCGCTGGACGCGCACGCGAAGAAAGTCATTCTGCTGGCGGGCGGGATCGGCATCACGCCGCTGAAAGCCATGGCCCACCGTCTCGAGGAACAAGGGGGCGACTACGAACTGCACTACTGCGCGAAGGATCGCGCCCACGCCGCGTTCGGCGGCGAATTCGCCGAGCAGGAACGCCGCGGCCGTCTGCACTTTCATTTCGACGGCGGCGTGCCGTCCGCCGGGCTCGATATCGCGCGCCTGCTGAGCGACCCCGCGCCGGGCACCCATCTCTACTACTGCGGGCCCGGCGGATTCATGAAAGCCTGCGCCGGCGCCGCGGCGCACTGGCCGGCGGGCACGGTGCATTCGGAACACTTCAAGGCACCCGAGCCGGCCGTTTCCTTCAATCCGACGAACGAGGAAACCGATGCCCTGCACGCCATCGACGGCTTCAGCGTCGAGATCGCGAGTACGGGCCAGGCGATCGCCGTGGGGCCCTACCAGAGCATCGCCGACGCGCTCGAGGAAGCCGGCGTCGCCATCGAAACCTCATGTCGCGCGGGGCTGTGCGGAACCTGCAAGGTCCGCTATCTGTCGGGAACGGTGGAACACCAGGACTGCATCCTGAGCGACGAGGAAAAAACGCAGTTCCTGACGACCTGCGTGTCGCGCGCCACCAGCAAGGTGCTGGTGCTGGACCTTTGA